GCTCTCACAGAGGATGGATCTGCAGCCATATATAGGGGATACACTTATACTGAGTATTATAAGAAGTTTTGGACTCGGGACTTGGAGAAAGATCATTGTTTGGACCTTTTCAAGATCCAGCAACAGCCCTAGCCTATATATACGGGCCTTTAAGGAAGGGGTTCCtcatttttcaaataaaaaataggtacaccctcttgaccgttagatttggctttaatgaaattctgtggttgagattaaattaCAGACCACATAATCTTAAacacataatttcattaaagccaGATCTAATGGTCAAGAGAGTGttcctattttttattttttttaaagggaatcccttcccttaaaggcttcctctctctctctctctctctctctctctctctctctctctctctctctctctctctctctctctctctatatatatatatatatatatatatatgcgtttGTATTCAATAACGTTATTTATATGCAAAAAACTAATCATATTGCTGAGTACTGATGCACTTTAAAATAGGAGTGGACTCTGCAATTGTACGTGGAACATGCATGTGTTAGAGAATCTATAACAATGGGGTCAATTTTGTGCGTGTAActatttagtgtaaaaatgtggtttttcgttaaagtgaacagtaccgggtgcttttcgttaaagttccctaattaaggaaaactaatgaaaatggcttgaaaactttgagttttaatgataaggacaaaataaagggtaaagtgaatagtactaggattgactttttagtgtaaaaatgtggtttttcgttaaagtgaacagtaccgggtgtttttcgttaaagttccctattaatTATTGCCTATCTGATTATGGCTCCTCATGGCCGGTATGAATGCTTATGTAATTTGGTTGATTTACTTTCTTGATCATGATACTAGTTTGAATGAACATTCTGAATAATAATTTTACAGGTatgtcataaaaataatataaatgtcATATTATAATTCCTTTCTTGCCAATTTTCCGTATTTTAGAAGTGTTCTTGTGTATGAGCGGTTGTGTGTTGAATTCTGTTGACAGGTAAGTTTGAGTGTCGAGAAAATACATGAGGTCCTGATTTTGTGCTTGTGGCAGCACAAACACATGATCTGCCCCTTGTATACCAGACTTCTGTTGTGTTAGACCTTGTTGCAAAAGTATGAATCCACATTTATAACATATAAGCGACATAAAATCCCtttcttattacttttttttttggggaacaTATGAAAGTCTACTTATGGTGAAAAATCCACATGGGATCACCATATCAAAAACCAAAGCAATATGGATGCATATGGCAGCACACCATAGCCAAAGTTATATCAAACTCTTCTTAAGAAATTCAATGACATTGGTCTAGAAAGCGGAGCACATGACGCGGAAGCCTTGGAATCCAGATCCCTTAACCAAGGCCTCAAACTCCTTCTCCGTCCTCTCTTTTCCGCCGGGGTTGTGAGCTAACATGATCATGTCGACATGGTTAGCTAGCTTGGTGGCAAGGCTGCTGTTTGGAGATACCGGAATAATGATGTCAACAAGAATCACTTTCCCATTGTCGGGGAGCGTAGCATAGCAGTTCTTCAAAAGTTTCAAGCAATGCTCGTCACTCTAATTGTGACATATATACTATAAGATTGCATACAAGATTTGATATTAGTTCCAAATACATTAAGCAACTAAGCTtaagaaattgttattagcactataAAATAGTCATTGACTCTCATTTGGATAAATAATAACTCATCTTCATGAAAATTGCATCTCCCTTTGGAACACTTACAAACATGTCTCCTCCAACATGCTCCACACCTATATCCAACATTCATAGACCTCATATTCATAgggaaaaatgataaatggtacaaattaaacatgatttgtttttatataagcaATATTAGAGGAAGAGGAATCAAACTTGAGAGAGATTGAGTGTAAAGGTGAATGCTTTTAGTAACTATTGACACTGGAAATTACAATGTCTACTTGGTGCGCATGTCAAGTGATTATGAGCTAACTACGCTATTCTTATGAATGTGGGTGTGCCAATTCGTAACCGAACTTGGTCAGACGAGTATAATCGATGTGGTGGTAGTGGCGAATGCACTGCTAACTTCTACACGTGAGCGATTTGGGTagaggaaggaacacatctcggcCTTGGATTCTAGAACCTAAAGACAAGTTTACTAGATAGAGGTTATATAACTGGTTTGGCTTTCACTGTGCCGAACAAATGGTAATTAGGTAACAACTCATTTTGCTGAGGAGCTAATGATATGACAGGCGAAAGAATTGCAAAAACTCTTCACCCGCCGAGACTTGAATAGATAACCTACCAACCAACAACAATTTTGTTCACTTATCCGAATTGAAGGTGCTCCTAAATTGTCTGGTTCTATTGCTCTACTGCTGTTAATCCATCTGAAGATGTGACCAGTTGTCAATAGTGTTGTTCAGTTGTACTAACTAAAGATGTATTGATTGGAGGGTTAGGACAATTAGTGTTCTTCTTAGGGGTGTGAAAAGGGTTTTGCACAGAGCTAGGGTTTTAGCATAGAGCGTTTGAGTTATTTGTTAAGTTGAAGGAGCTTTCAATGTTGAAaagcctcttctatttatacgCGAGGCTTTCATGATAAACAAGCATGCCGAGGCAGAGTCCTAATGGGATTGTGTTTGCTCGATATTTGCTTGAATATTCCCTTTATGCCTACTTAGCCAAAAATTCATCTCTATTTAGTCTCAGCCTCTCTGACTCTTATCAGGACTCTGAACCTAGTCCCATGATGAGATTCATTCATCTTTTTTCTGGTCCCATAGGCATTCGAATCCTTGGGTTAATTCATATTTATCCATAATTTATACTAATCCTTGCAATTTCAGTTTGTGTAGAACTTGACCAAATCACCCTTATACTTAACCTTTTCATAGTCCTACCTCTATGAAGACTCGGTCGAACGAATCCTACTCGTGGCCTAAAATCCCACTAGCTTGAAAGATTTTACGACCTTTTTAAGAACCATGGTCCTTGGGTCAACTCATCTCTGCTTAAGTTGTTATTCGGGCCCAAATAGTAATTAACTACAAACATTATCAGAAACGAAGAACATACCAGGATATTGGGGAGCATCTTTGATGACATGAGGCAAGTCGAAGTTAATACCCTTAAACGAAGGGTACTTAGAGACAATCATGTGAATAACACTGCCGGTGCCACCACCAACATCAACGACAGATGTGAGGCCCTCAAAGCCCTTATAGGTCACAAGAAGTTTCTTCATGGCAATGATAGAGTGGTCAGCCATTGCCCTGTTAAAGACCTTGTTGAATCTAGGGTCAGTGCCATGATACTCAAAATTAGTCATTCCATAAGCCCTGTTGAATGCAATTCCTCATTCAAGAACAAGATCTTTCAAGTGGTACCTGCCCAAGCCTAAAACAAGCATACATATCATAAATACTGCTCtcttatggaaactataaacaaaaataagctaaataactaattttccaacacctcccgtcaaactcatggcggtacacgttatgagtttgccaacaagtagATGCGGATGCAAGACTCCAAATTCTAGTGCTAGTGTCAATGCCAATTCCAATGCCAATATTAGTGCCAATGCCAATACCAATGTCGATGCTAATGCCAATGCAAATTCCAACTTCCGAACAAACttgaacaaaaaacaaaaaatccaacTTTCGTAACGTCACTCGAGCGATCATCAGTCCAAGCACTCGAGCGATCATCATGGTGAGAACGACAGACAAACCAAACAAATCATATTTCTTTCTTGCCCATGTGGGCCTAAGCCTCAAACAATCaagcaattttttcttttttctttttcttgtttcttcctttttttcacTCCCccttttttcattcttttttattccattctcctttttcctcttttttgctTTGCAGCAATATAGACTTGTGGGATGCTCCTGAAGGTTGCAGCGTTCAAAGGTTCAGAAGCAGAGTTTgtgaaaactaaagcaaaatcCTAAAGGATATGGGGAGGTGCAGACCAGAGCAGAGCGATGCAAGTGGTGCACGTCGTTTACGAATTCGTTTAATAACAGGTCAGATTGCAGTGATAGTATAATGGATATGGGTGCAAGCAGATGGTGGTGCGGGTATACGGACCAGGTGCAGGTTAATCAAACAAGTTGCGTGGGTGCAGGTCAGACAACGGAGTATGGGACAAAAACGAATGAACAACAATGAACAacgacatatatatatatatatatatatatatatatatttttttttttttttacttcaactaacaaattgatatcaaaCCAAAGCAGATTGATCCTAaaggatcaaacctgctctgataccaagttgaatatcaaagtgcgcaacgaacaagactaacaaaataataagaatattattaaacaaactgagaatgccgaaacggctacaaaaccctaagagactacattgcgACTAACttattctcaaactaaattataaGCTCTATtatatatagtgaaaactaaagcaaaatcctaatccttaaaggatatagaaaattctaatatccttgtcccacaagaaaaccataaacaaaaataaactaataattaattttCCAACAGCTATCAACTTCAATAATTCCTATTACAtcgaaacaaaataattatgcaaagtgattaaattaaaaaaatttctcacataaAACCTTCCGTCTTCTTCTCCAACCGTCTCTCTCCCCCACATCCCCTTTATTTATCCATCTCTCTCAATCGTTCATTCCCCTTCTCTCCTCatgagttttttaatttttttttcttttcctgtaTGAAAAGGGAGAAGGActtgtttcaaaattttcaccaccGTCAGAAAATTTCATGTAAAAAAAGGGATCACAcgttcaagaagaagaagaagaacctaATTTTGAGgttataagatgttgacgtggtttaaccgtaacCATTCAAATAAAATGGGAGTGAAGGGAagggggaaaaaaaagaaaaaagaaaaaaaggagggaATCCTActccaatattttgaacatGTAGACAGCCTGATCAGATGCAGCTAGTGGACCCTAGTCTGTTTTTTAGAAGAAAGTTATCTTTTCCACAGACACAGAGCatataatacaaaaatattattatgtatttgttgaccctaaaaactaccaagcctacgtagctgtgaacacggaaaattcctgaaacgaaagagacaagaacaacgtgcacaaacaaatatttgtattttttgaagattttgggttacaatctctctctattttgatcctctgattcgatctctgtaaggtgtgtatttgtggatgtgtgattgatccaaagggccgttgggcttgatctaaggatgaacgttcttcaagggccgtggacttgatcttgaaggtggatttgagcggatcttcaaaggggcttttgggcttgatctttgaagaacagtgacgaacggatctccaagggcttttgggcttgatcttgaagaacagtgacgaacggatctccaagggcttttgggcttgatcttgaagaacggttggatgtgtggatttgtcgacgtttgttgatccaaagggccgttggggcttgatcttggatgaactgatgatgaacgatggtgctttcttcaagggccgtcggggcttgatcttgaattggtggatggttgatccaagggccgtcggggcttgatcttggaagaacgatgaacgaagaacgaagaacactttcttcaagggccgtcggggcttgatcttgaattggtggatgattgttgatccaaagggccgtcggggcttgatcttggaagaacgatgaacgaagaacgaagaaggctttcttgattcttcgggaacctggatgcttgagagcttcggagtttcagagcttcagagcttcaaggtgtaatatgaattggttcctcaaatgaatgaaatgggcttgtatttatagaattttccaaagcctaattttgaatataataccctagatgaaataagtcgtttctgccaggtgttgacacgtgtcctatttgatgacttttccaactcatttcaattttcgttgagtcacacgttacgtgtaaaatttatgtaatacatgagcgttgacactttgatttatcggtcaacatttatttaccgaaatttcgatgtctacaaatgcccccacttcaaggcgcgtcgtatacatgtgcttgtcacgtgtaagagatgtgttttgaagtcccttactgtagatgttgatccaagggccgtcgaggcttgatcttgaattgggctggagatttcttcaagggccgttgaggcttgatcttgaattgggcttgagatttcttcaagggccgttgaggcttgttcttgaacttttgtttgaaatttcttcaagggccatcttgatcttgaaggttgaaattggaccacaaggagtttcatgtggtagatgatctttggctttggtagtgggtgaatcggcacgtattttgttgcgcttgttgactttccacagctttgatcttgaactgggttggagggttttctggattcctccaattgttgattttccacagcttattcttgaactaggttttgattcaagagtggtagacacttgatcttgaatcggacttgtgatttcttccagggccgtcaaggcttgattttgaatttggctggaagcttcttcaagggccgttgaggcttgattcttgaaggttaactcgaacacatggcaagcaggcacgaggtgaaggtgacaacctgtttctttgttcaatccttctaattcacacctgagcagtttggtcaacggtatgatcttcaagattgatgggcttttcttccagttggtgacttgatctttaaggattcgattcaagggtggtgaatcggcacgtgcagcccacaatgCCTAGTAAaccgacccaagaatttgagggtcaaaacgagttcactgtcctcaggcagatgcggcatcttctcgagttcttcatatcagactctttctgctgagttaactgtgcatgctgcattcttctctgcttgtttctttaggcagatgtggcagcttctcgagttcctcagttcggactccttctgctgagttgatcgtgcagaccgcattcttctctgcttgttccttctgcaccttgtctccacatgctgcaaggtatcattttcacttgccttatctgtcctccaagcagatgtggcagcttctttgaaagtacagcagcagtggaaggcgagtactcgagagcagtgctaggtaggcaaacagggaagggttccaagcagtcgattccttacccgaatttgagtggaagttccgacatattgttttctttatccttgtctttgtaggtaagaacaaggacaaaggaaaggacagggagaacacatgatatgagatactcttgctttctaccctggtgatatgagatacttttgctttggagtcattggcttgcagaggtaccccaaggaataaggaacactgaatgactcgagaggcttcgttgggaaaacatctttggagatgaagaaaaactctgtgtgtctgccttgctatggaaggtgaaggtggacagttataggaggtcccttaatacctgtagaggtactattctttcactcgtgtcggcaactaacgcgtgattgaacagtaaacttcacgtgttttctccttcaccgaaaatcttcgacaaattgcccgtgatttgcgcaaagttgaatgtgcatatgacaggtgatgacgcggctgaaaaagactggcgcctcttcgatatctgggattggcgcttcgataaattacccgtgatttccgcaaagctgagtttgcgtgtgacgggtgccgacacgtctggaaaagcaagatgcttctccgatttctgagcttgcctcttcgatttttgaatggcctcttctaattctgagctcgcctcttcgatctctgaaatctcgtcgagtgctgattttttatagaggcatgcagttcgtttcaaagcacacttgaattttcgcttgtgaaaactcccctcttgtacttctaagatcttgatttgtctgatctcttcttccttcaacactttgaaaatgtctggaccctccgaccgtcgttttgacttgaatcttggtgaagaggcagtcccgccttctccagacaacatatggcgcccatccttcatatcccccactggtcctcttaccgttggggattcggtggtgaagaatgatatgaccgctgcagtggtggcccgaaaccttgtcacccccagagataacagactactttccaaactgtctgatgagttggctgttaaggattctctggctctcagtgtgcagtgtgcaggttctgtgtctaatatggcccaacgcctatttgctcgaacccgtcaagttgaatcattggcggctgaagtgatgagtctcaaacaggagattagagggctcaagcaggagaataaacagttacatAAGCTcacacatagctatgcgacaaacatgaagaggaagattgaccagatgcaggaatctgatggtcagattttacttgatcatcagaggtttgtgggtttgttccaacaacatttaccttcgtcttcttgggctgtaccgcgtagtgaagctccgaatgatcaacttttggctcctcttcttcctggagttccgccgagtggtgaggcttcaaacagtcaacctccagcgcctctcatttctggagctctgccgagtggtgaggcggcacctgatcgtccttgaagatcccctcttgtaaatttgatttgatttttttttttttttaaggtatgtataatgcaaatttatgcaaaatttccagaaaaataaataaaatggactttatttctctcaatgcaattttttttttttgctatatatatattatgtacacacatatgtatatatatatatatatatatatatatctatatatattatttctttttcttttgacgCTGTACaaccatccctttttttttcttttgttttttttttctctttttttcttttgtcacatggtgccagacgcaccaaagatcaatttttttttttttttttttataaatttattatatatatatatatttattattattattattatatatatattaccttTAATTATGGTGCCAGCCGCACCAAAGTTTAAACATTTTTATATACATATTTCTTTTTTCAGAATGGTGTTGATCCAGCACCAAGACactttataattattatatgtaaattttttattcttttattttttattttatttatttatttttttctttgcacatggtgcctgatgcactccctttttttttcacgtggtgacaGCACCACTTTGTTTTGCTCcaccaccctttttttttttattatattttttttttgtataaattctGATGACGGGATGGGGAATTTGCAGGGAAGGACGAAGGCGGACGGAGATGTGCTTCGAGCTTCACGACCAGCTAGTCGTGtgacagcggtctttgaagttggtggcagctgcgaggcaagagacggaggaggGTGCAAGAGAAGAGCGGTGCAGCCTTGATGTCGGAGACTTTGCCGTCGCCGTTGCTGCTTGGTACTGATGGGCAGAAGGGGATTGCCGCTCATTGTTAATGGGCCCATTCATGTCGTCTGAAACAACACCAGCTTGCCCGTGAACACCGTATTGATGAGCCACCTCAAGCCCGTATGTGGCTCCAGCCCAACCGCAAAGATGGCTTGAAGGATCTGAGCGCCGGGGATGGGGGAGAGTACGGCAAGCTTGCAGAGGTTGAAGAGGAGCTCCGCCTGGGAGCGCTGATCGTTGGCAGAAGACATAAGGTGGGAGATCAAGGAGGGCGATGCGGCCCTGGCGGTCGCCTGCGGCGGAGGGTGGCCCAGGCTGTGCTGGACTCTCGTCGTCATCGACGGTCGCATTAGCGCGTTGGCAGAGTCAAATGGCATCGTAAGTGTGGTCATTTGGAGATCGAATGAGTCTTTGAGCTCAACGGCGCCGCTGTCCTTGGAGCCGGAGACCCAGAAGGCATTGAACTCGTCGAGGCAAAATGAAGTCATCGTTGTCGGTGTCGTGATTGACCATGACGCGCTTGAGCTTTGATCTGACTCGTGCTATCAGTTACGAAGTCACCCCAATCATCGTCCGAGACGGTCGAATCTCATCCGTTGATCTTGGGCTTGGGATCGTTGATGGTGACGAACTTGAAATCTCCGAAGCCCCCATTACTCATTTCCTGCCATAGACTTTAACAGCTTGCCTGTTCCTCTTCTTGACACCAGACTTGGCAATCTTGAGGCTCTTGTGAACAGCACTCAACCTTGCAAGGGCTGCTTTTTTCAGATCCGGCCTGTAATGGTTATCCGCCACCTGATTACCGACCGCCTTCGCCATCCTGCGGAACTCCTGCTTCATCACAGACTTATGCAGCAGAGCAGCAGGCTTGTTCTGCTTCTTGGACTTACTTGTTGCCAGCAGCACAGATTGATCTTTGCCCACACCCTGAATGGTCACGGTTTTCTTGTTTGCCAACCCAGAGTGCTTGTAGGAGTGGAGATTGAGGGGGTTGTTGAATGAAGAATAGAGCTTGCTTCTGCAAAAGTCCAGGTCGAAGCAGTTGTGATCGGCGGGACCCGAAATGTTGTAGTTCATGTTGAACGATGGCGGTGGAATCGGGTCGGGTTGAACCGGAACAACGCTGTCATTACACGCACCCGAACCCGAAATAGTGTGTACTGAGGTAGGGTAATCGAACTCCAGCAGTGAATCAATTTCGGGGAAGATGAGATCATCGGAGGACTTTAGGATGTCCGGAGCGATATCCATATGGAGCTTCGAGTTGAAATTCGGGTTGGGGATCAGCCAGCTCGACGCGGCGTTGTTTTCAATGTCTTTAAATACAACGTCTCCGTTTGGGACGAGGTAGTTGAGAGCCGCGGCGGCGGATGACGGGCCAGTTGTTGACTTGACGACGATAGACTCGGCGGCGTCGTAAAAAGGCTCGACCGGGACCCACTCGTGGCGGCGGACGATGGGGTTAGCTGAGTGGATGTCGGTGTCGCAGCTGACGCAGAGAGCAGCGGCGTCAGCCTTGCAGGTGACGACGGCTGGGGCTTGCTGGCAGACCCCACACATCCAGACTCGCTGGTGGCTTGTGGTGAGCTTGTTGGCGGGGTGGATCCTAGAGTCGCAGGCCAGGCAGAGAAAGGCCAAGTGCGCTCTCTTTCTGCAAAATCAGCAACTTTGCAATCTGGGTTGCAGCAGAGTTCCGAACCAGAAGGCCTCGGAGGCCATGGCAGAATCTGGGTATGCGACCGGcaggtgatgatgatgaagaactAGACCCGAGCTTGAAGTGGACAAGTAGGGCTTGGATTTGTAAGCGAATTTTGAGCAGGCCTTGGTCTCTCCCTTGATAAATGACAAAGAGTGAGAGTGGGCTTGGGCCAGATTTTGTTTGGAGGAGAGGCTGGCGCTATCCTAGGCTGCGCCTGACATTTGGGCTTTTTTTCTCAACTGATAAGACCTGCCTCTTGctgtccatatatatatatatatatatatatatatatttgtaataaaattgaccttcTTCAATAAagcatttattttttattttgatgtgactgaactcaaaattgaatgttcaagctgcctacgtacccttccaaagaaagagatcaagtcaaaacgtagttcgaaatgcatacattttttttttgggtattttctttttgtgccgtttgcagttttaactcatgcatgcaaggagtgttggtgtcgtgttgcagttttagctcgtgcaggcaaggagcgttggtgtcgccttttatgctcgtgcagaccaggagcgttggtgttgccttttatgctcgtgcagaccaggagcgtttggttcgtgcagtttaggctcgtgcgaacaaggagcattgttgGTTCGTCAAGCAATccgggagaggcgttcctcacaattttcatagcaaggagctttgactgcgtgattgaa
This region of Malus domestica chromosome 07, GDT2T_hap1 genomic DNA includes:
- the LOC114823669 gene encoding zinc finger protein CONSTANS-LIKE 5-like, with protein sequence MAHSEPRLKRAHLAFLCLACDSRIHPANKLTTSHQRVWMCGVCQQAPAVVTCKADAAALCVSCDTDIHSANPIVRRHEWVPVEPFYDAAESIVVKSTTGPSSAAAALNYLVPNGDVVFKDIENNAASSWLIPNPNFNSKLHMDIAPDILKSSDDLIFPEIDSLLEFDYPTSVHTISGSGACNDSVVPVQPDPIPPPSFNMNYNISGPADHNCFDLDFCRSKLYSSFNNPLNLHSYKHSGLANKKTVTIQGVGKDQSVLLATSKSKKQNKPAALLHKSVMKQEFRRMAKAVGNQVADNHYRPDLKKAALARLSAVHKSLKIAKSGVKKRNRQAVKVYGRK